From the Micromonospora echinospora genome, the window GTCTGCATGCCGGCGACCCTAGTCCCTGGGCCACCACCGCGCCCGACGACCTCACGTCCACCGTCACACCCGGGGCCGCCCGGCCGACACCGCGCCCGGCGACCGGACGTCCGCCACCGCGCCCGGGGCCGCTCGACCGACACCGCGTCCGGCAGTCGTACCGCCGGCGCGCCGGTCGGCTCAGGGCTGCCGGGTCGCGGCGGGCGGGGCGGTCCGGTAGCGGGCCAGGGCGGGGAAGGCGACCGCGAGCAGCACGGCCAGCGCCGCCGCGGCCAGACCGCCGCCGACCCAGGCCACCCCGCTGCCGAGGCCGGCGGCCATCGAACCGGCCCGCAGGTCGCCCAGGCGGGGCCCACCGGCGACGACCACGGTGTTCACCCCCTGGAGCCGACCACGCATCCGGTCCGGCGCGTGCACCAGCAGCATCGACTGTCGCAGCACCGCGCTGACGAGGTCGGCGGCACCCGCCACGGCGAGCAGCCCGACGGCCAGCCAGAGCTGCCCGGCGAGCCCGGCCAGGGCGACCGCCACGCCCCAGCCGACCACCGCCACGACCAGCGCCAACCCCTGCCGCTGGAGCCGGCCGATCCAGCCGGAGGTCAACCCGCCGAGCAGCGCGCCGAAGGCGATCGCGCTGAACAGCCAGCCGACCGCCGCGCCGCCGCCGAAGCGCTCCTCGGCGACCTCCGGAAAGAGCGCCCGGGGCATGGCGAGGATCATCGCGATCAGATCGATGACGAACGACAGCATCAGCACCCGGGTGGTGACCAGGTAGCGGAAGCCGTCCACCACGCTGGCCAGCCCGCGTCGGCGCGGAGCGCCGTCCGGGTCCGGTTCGGGCGGCAGCGCCGGCAGCCCCCGGGCGGCCCAGATCAGCGCGGTGAGCAGCAGGGCGTCCGCCGCGTACGCGATCGGCAGGCCGGTGTCGGTGCCCCAGATGCCGAAGATCAGCCCGGCGACCATCGGCCCGGCCACCGTGGCCGCGGTGTTGGTGGTGTAGTTCAGCGTGCTGGCCGCCGGCACCAGGTCCAGCGGCACCAGCCGGGGCAGCATCGCGCTGCGCGCCGGCGAGCTGATGGCGAACGCGATCGACTGCACCGCCACCAGGACCAGCAGCAGCACCGGGCTGCGTGCCCCGAGCAGCGCCTGCACCAGCAGCCCGAGCGTGGACAACCAGAGCAGCACGGAACCCACCAGCAGCACCTGACGGCGGTCCCGGCGGTCCGCGATCACCCCGCCCCAGAGCCCGAAGACCAGCAGCGGCAGGAAGGCAGCCACCCCGATCAGCCCGACCCAGAACGAGTCGCGGGTCAGCGCGTACATCTCGACCGGGACCGCGACGGCGGTGAACTGGAAGCCGAACATCGCCACGCTGTTGCCGGTCCAGAGCCGCCGGTACGTGGGCACCCGCAGCGGACGCAGGTCGATCGCCCAGCGGCGGGCGGTGACCGACCGTTCCCCCGCCTCCCCGGCCGTGTCCTGCACCCCGGTCCCGGTCTTCACCCCGGTCCCGGTCTTCATCCCGGTCGCGTCCGTCGTCCCGGTCACGGCGCGAGCCGTTCGACGATCCAGTCGCCCTGCTCGGAACGGCGGTAACGGAACCGGTCGTGCAGCCGGTTGGCCCGTCCCTGCCAGAACTCCACCACGTCCGGGACGACCCGCAGCCCGCCCCAGTGTGGCGGGGGCGGGATCGGGTCGGTGCCGGCGAACCGTTCGGCCACCTCCCGCTGGCGCTCCACCAGGTAGTTCCGGTCGGGAATCACCTGGGACTGTGGGCTGGCCCAGGCGCCGAGTTGGGAGCCGCGCGGCCGGCTGGCGAAGTACGCCTCCGTCTCGGCCCGGTCCACCGGCCCCACGCGTCCGGTGACGGTCACCTGCCGGCCGACCGCGAACCACGGGAAGACCAGGCTGGCGTACGGGTTGGCGAGCGCCTCGGCACCCTTGCGGGAGGTGTGGTTCGTGAAGAAGACGAAGCCCTCGGGGTCGTACCGCTTGAGCAGGACGGTCCGCCCGCTCGGGCGGCCGGCCGCGTCGGCGGTGCCGACCACCATCGCGGTCGGCTCGGGCAGCGCGGCGGCGACCACGTCGCGGAACCAGCGGTCGAACTGGGTGCACCAGTCGGCCGCCAGATCCGCCCGGGAAAGCCCTTTCTGCTCGGCGTTTCCGGCCGACCCGACGCCCGGGACCACTGTGTCTCCCGTCACGTTCCCCTCCTCTTCGCCTGCCGATACCGTGCCACACGCCGTTGACCAGCACGTTGTGCCCCGGGTCACCACGATGTTGCGGTTGCCCGCCCCACCGGATGTCGCCTGTAGCACAGTGGTTGCGGGTCGCAAACCCGGTTGTCCACCAGGCAAGATGTTCCGAACACATCCCTGAGGGTCGCCTACGGCGCCCGGCCGACCGGCCGGATGAGCCCAGGCGGGCGCACCGAGCAGATCCAAGGAGACGACATGGCCGACTTCAAACCGGGCCTGGAGGGCGTCGTAGCCTTCGAGACCGAGATCGCCGAGCCGGAC encodes:
- a CDS encoding MFS transporter, which translates into the protein MTGTTDATGMKTGTGVKTGTGVQDTAGEAGERSVTARRWAIDLRPLRVPTYRRLWTGNSVAMFGFQFTAVAVPVEMYALTRDSFWVGLIGVAAFLPLLVFGLWGGVIADRRDRRQVLLVGSVLLWLSTLGLLVQALLGARSPVLLLVLVAVQSIAFAISSPARSAMLPRLVPLDLVPAASTLNYTTNTAATVAGPMVAGLIFGIWGTDTGLPIAYAADALLLTALIWAARGLPALPPEPDPDGAPRRRGLASVVDGFRYLVTTRVLMLSFVIDLIAMILAMPRALFPEVAEERFGGGAAVGWLFSAIAFGALLGGLTSGWIGRLQRQGLALVVAVVGWGVAVALAGLAGQLWLAVGLLAVAGAADLVSAVLRQSMLLVHAPDRMRGRLQGVNTVVVAGGPRLGDLRAGSMAAGLGSGVAWVGGGLAAAALAVLLAVAFPALARYRTAPPAATRQP
- the pdxH gene encoding pyridoxamine 5'-phosphate oxidase codes for the protein MTGDTVVPGVGSAGNAEQKGLSRADLAADWCTQFDRWFRDVVAAALPEPTAMVVGTADAAGRPSGRTVLLKRYDPEGFVFFTNHTSRKGAEALANPYASLVFPWFAVGRQVTVTGRVGPVDRAETEAYFASRPRGSQLGAWASPQSQVIPDRNYLVERQREVAERFAGTDPIPPPPHWGGLRVVPDVVEFWQGRANRLHDRFRYRRSEQGDWIVERLAP